DNA sequence from the Pedobacter schmidteae genome:
GGCCTACCTGCCCCACCACAACCAGGATTTTGAACAATGGATCAGTACTGATGTACCTCAGGCACTCAGAGAAGTACTGCCGCAGGTATCCCATCAATCACCCTTATTTATTTCGGGGTTATCTATGGGTGGCTTCGGCGCTTTAAAAATTGGCATTAAATACCATAACCTATTTAAAGCTATTGCTGCCCACTCCGCTATTACCGATCTGCAGCAAATGCCTCTTTTCACCAAAACAGATCCTGCAGCTTACCAGCAAAAAGATCCTGCCGACCAAAGCGTATGGGAAACTGTATTGAAACATCAACATCACTTACCAGCTATGCGCTTTGATTGCGGACATAACGATCTGCTGATTGAATATAACCGCAAGCTACATCAACAACTAGACAGCCATAACATTCGGCATCTGTACGAAGAATTTGAGGGAGGCCACGAATGGCCCTATTGGGGAAGACACATCTCCCGTTCCCTGCTTTTCTTTGCTGCGCAACTCCAGGACTAAAAACATTTACTATAACCAAATATCAACCCAATCCATAACCAAATCGTATGAACTCAATCGTCCAAAAGCGCAGCGTTAAACCGCAGTTATCCTTTGCACAAATTGTCAACATGAGCTTTGGCTTTCTGGGCATACAGTTTGGCTTTGCCTTACAAACCGGAAACGCCTCACGGATTCTGCAGACTTTTGGTGCCGATGTAGAACATCTATCACTTTTCTGGCTCGCAGCCCCCATCAGTGGCATGCTCATCCAACCCATCATCGGGCATTATAGCGATCATACCTGGACCAGGCTTGGCCGCCGGCGCCCTTATTTCCTGGCAGGTGCCATCGTTGCTGCGATATCGCTTGCATTGATGCCCAATGCTGCGCTGTTTACAGTTTTGTTTCCACCCCTGCTTATCGGTGCCGGCATGCTGATGCTGATGGACGCTTCGTTCAATGTGGCTATGGAACCCTTCCGTGCGCTGGTGGCCGATAATCTTCCTGAAAATCAACGCAGTGCTGGCTTCTCCGTGCAAACTTTCCTCATTGGTGCCGGTGCCATTCTGGGCTCGTTTCTACCCTATGTATTAGCCGAATTTGGCGGCATATCCAAAACTGCAGCACCTGGAAAAGTACCAGATAATGTCATATACTCCTTTTACGCTGGTGCCCTGGTACTGATCAGTTCCTTATTGTGGACCGTTTTTACCACCAAGGAATATTCGCCACAGCAACACCGGGAATTTAATCCTGAAGAACACCAGGAAGAGAATACAAAAAAAGGCTTAGGGAATATCTTAACCGATTTTGTGAACATGCCCAAAGTAATGGTCCAGCTAGGCGTAGTACAATTTTTCTCCTGGTTTGCGCTGTTCTCCATGTGGGTATTTACTACGCCAGCCATTGCTCAACATATTTACAAGCTTTCGCCTAGTGATACCTCTTCCACCCATTATGCCGATGCGGGAAACTGGACCGGGCTGCTTTTTGGTGTGTACAACCTTGTATCGGCCGTTTATGCTATTTTTCTACCTTATTTGTTCAAACGCATTGGCAAAAAAAATGCACACATCTGTTCTTTATCGGCAGCCGGTATCGGTTTACTTTCTATTTATTTTATTCACGATGTGGAATTACTCATCATTCCGATGATTGCCATAGGATTGGCCTGGGGTAGTATCCTGACTACACCATATGCCATTTTATCCAATGCTATCCCCTCTCGAAAAATGGGGATATATATGGGGCTGTTCAATTTTTTCATCACCCTACCACAACTGGTCAACGGCTTTATTGGCGGTTATGTAGTCAAATATGTGTTTAACGAATATGCAGTATATGCACTCATCTCGGCAGGCGCCTTTATGCTGCTGGCAGCACTGTCCACCTTGCTCATCAAAAATAACCGGGAAATACAAAAATCAGCTTAAGCAAACTCCCGGTCGCACAACCTAGCCTGGAAATTCAACAGTAAAGTTTTCCTTTTCTGCAGGTCAGTTTCCCTTGCTTTGTGCACATCATAGCCTATTGCTTCAAATTGTTTAAGGGTATGCTCCAATTCGTAGTAGTCACGATATTGCGACTTCAATTCGTACAACACATGACGCTGTGCAGCAATAAAATGAAAATACTTAAAAATATGCTCATCGCGCTCAGTTAAGCGCGCATCCAACTGCATCCATTCTGTATTTAAATCTGCATTGTCTTTAATTTCATCCCATCTGTTAACTTCGGCCAATGCCTGATCGTTAAACAGCTGGTCCAGATGATAAATAGGAATTACTATAGGTTTTTTGTAAATATCTTCCAGATTTTGGGTGAAAGGATCCCGGTAATTGAAGTATCCTCTATACACATCTGGATACGTTTTATCATACTCCATAGAAATAGCTTATTTGGTTTTTGTTGGCGTTGCAAATTAAAAAAATAAAACTTAATTATCACCTAATGTGTTAATATATAAGGCAGATGTTAGTATTTAACAATAAATATTTCAGACTATGGCAACTTCAGATTTACACCATCAAGACCTGGAAATTAACTTTAATTTAAAGGGTACGTACCAAACTATACAAATAACACCTGAAGAAACTACTGATGGCGCTGCGTACTACAATTGCTCTGTAAAAGGAAAAAATATTACACAGATCAGAAAAGAAAAAGAGGGCGACTGGGAACAGATATGGGGAGAGCTGGATCATCAAACTGTTAATGCAATTGGAAAAGCAATCAGTCAGCAGCTTTCTTAATCACCCTGAAATCAGCAACCACTAAACAAACAGATCAAATATAATGAGCATACAATCCAATCACCCGCAACTGCGCTCGGGAAAGTTTTCTATTGAGAAGCAACATTATGAAAACATTGGCCTAAATGAGCGCCTGGTATCCATGTTTTTAGGAGGCGTACTGATGAGCAGGGGAATCACCAGGCCCTTTAAAGCACCCTTTTTATATGGTGCCTATATGGCATATCGCGCATTTACAGGCCGCTGCCTCTTTTATGAACAATTGGGCATAGATGCCAGCAAACCACATGCAATCAATATAAGAGGCGAATTTACCATTACACGCTCACCGGCCGAAGTATATGCCTACTGGCGTAATCTGAATAACCTGCCTGGTAGCATCCGACACCTGCTTGATGTAGAAGTAGTGGAAGAAAAACTTTCCCGCTGGAAATCAAATGTGATGGGCAACGTTTTTGCGGTAGATTGGCAGGCAGAAATTGTCAAAGATGAACCGGGCCGACTCATTGGATGGCGATCGGCACCAGGTACATTCATCCATCATGTGGGCAGAGTTGCATTTGCAGCAACACCCAATCCTAATGAAACCTTACTCAAGATAGTTTTGTCGTACCATCCGCCTGCAGGAGGCGTAGGACTTGGACTGGCCCGTGTGCTAAACCCCTATTTCGAAAGCCTGCTTAAAAAGGAAATTAAAACCTTTAAACACACCATTGAAAGCAAAATATTACCCCATGCCAATTTTAGCTACCACAGCCAATAAAATACTGAGCAGATAAAGGGCCAGGACAACGATGGTCATAATGCCCCAGAATTTGAATACCGACTTCATCTTTTTCATGGCGATGGTAAAACTTTCCTGATCAGCATATAACACGGCCGTATTGGCAGCATTGGAATATTTAAACAATAAAAAGCTTGGGTAAAAAAGCATCAACGAGAAACTTAAAAAGTATACCGTTAAGAATGTACTGCCCAGCTGCCCCATTGGATTTCCCGGTGCTGCCACCAAAAGCTCCTGCATTATGGCATTTGCACTTAAAGCCATCAAAGCCAGAAATGCTGCCACCACCAGACCTACAACGGATAGAAATTTGGTCCACTTTGCCGTTTCATAAATATAACTTCTGATCTCTTCCGTTACTTCCAGTTTCTCCTGCTCATCACCAGCTTCTTCTATTGGCTCCGCATCTTCAAAATTCTCCATTTTGTATATCTTTATTTTTAATTACCTAATCGGTGTTAAGTAACCCTAAACATAAAAAATATTTTTAAAAAATTGATACCTTTGCGGCAAATCAAGAAATAAAATCATTCATGGCATTACAATGTGGTATAGTTGGTTTACCAAATGTTGGAAAATCTACATTATTTAACTGTTTATCTAACGCGAAAGCCCAGGCGGCAAATTTCCCTTTCTGCACAATCGAACCTAATATTGGTGTAATTACTGTACCAGACGAGCGATTGACAAAATTAGCCGAACTGGTTAATCCTAACCGCATCGTTCCTAATACCATCGAGATTGTAGATATTGCCGGTTTGGTAAAAGGTGCTTCCAAAGGCGAAGGATTGGGTAACCAGTTTCTGGGAAACATCCGGGCTACCAATGCCATCATCCACGTTTTACGTTGTTTTGACGACGGAAATGTGATCCATGTAGACGGGTCTGTGGATCCGATACGTGACAAAGAAATTATTGATACCGAATTGCAGCTTAAAGATCTCGATACTGTTGTAAAACGCATCCAGAAGGTAGAGAAAATGGCAAAAACTGACAAAGATGCCAAAAGAACTTTCGACATCCTTACCGTGGTTAAAAATCACCTGGAAAGTGGAAAATCAGTACGTTCTGCGGCGGTATCTGCCGAAGATTTTGACTATATACAAGACCTCGGTTTACTAACCCAAAAACCCGTAATGTACGTTTGTAACGTAGATGAAGGTTCAGTAATTAACGGCAACGCTTATGTAGAACGCGTTAAAGAGGCTGTAAAAGATGACAATGCAGAAGTTCTGATCATTTCTGCAAAAATTGAATCGGAAATAGCTGAACTGGAAAGTTATGAAGAGCGTCAGGAATTTTTAGCCGACCTTGGCTTAACTGAATCAGGTGTAAATAAATTGATTGTTGCTGCTTACCGTTTGTTAGATCTATATACTTATTTTACCGCCGGCGTGCAGGAAGTAAGGGCCTGGACCATCACCAAAGGATTTACTGCTCCTCAGGCGGCTGGTGTAATCCATACTGATTTTGAAAAAGGTTTTATCCGTGCAGAAGTGATTAAATACAATGACTTTGTAACCCTTGGATCGGAAAATGCATGTAAAGATGCCGGTAAGTTAGGTGTTGAAGGCAAGACTTACGTGGTGGAAGACGGGGATATTATGCATTTCCGTTTTAATGTGTAACGGACAAAATAAGCCATTCTGCTTATAGGCTGGAATAAATGGCGCGAAAAGCGCCAATGATTCCTAGGCCTATTCACAGAAGGCATATTTTGTATTCAAACTAGCAGACAGAGTTGGTGTTCAAATTTGTAGAGCATAGTTTGAGTAAACATAACTCCAGCAGACATAGTTTGGGTAGGCATAGTTAGCATTCAATTTATAGGCGTAATTAGTATTTAAATTTGAAAGCATAGTTTTGCTGAGCATAGTTAGTGTTTAAAGCCGTATATATATATATATTGAACCAAAAGATATATTTCGTATTCAAAACAGGATATTTTTTTCAATTACGAGATATTTAATGTTTAAACAACAATATATTTGGTTTAAACACCAAAGCACCATATCTTCAAACCAATGAAACCATCGTGATTTTTCAAAAGCTGATATAGCATGAATAAAATCAGGATGGCTTCATTACAAATAAAAAACAAACTGCATATTAATGAAAACAATTAAGTACTTAGTACTCTTTACTGCCATTGCAGGAGGCCTTGTTTCTTGCTCCAAAAAAGGTGATGATTTTAATGCCGAAGCTCAGTTTACTGCAGATACAACGGCGATTAGAAATTACGTAAAAACCAATAACATTTCTGTAAAAAAAGATGGCTATGGTGTATTCTATCAAGTCATTGCGCCAGGCACGGGTAGTGTTTCTTATACAGCAAACACTAAGGTTACCGTAGATTATTCGGGGAAGGTATTAGGAGGTTCGTCAAATTTTGACAGCAGCGCTGGTACCCCCAGAACATTTACACTTGGCGGATTAATTCCGGGATGGCAAATAGGCATTCCTTACATTCAGAAAGGTGGAAAAATAAGGCTCTTTATTCCTTCAGGATATGCATATGGGAATAGTGCACAACCTTCAATACCAGCCAATTCTGTTCTCGATTTCACTATCGAACTTACAGACATTCAGTAACAGCTTAAATTTATTTAGTACAGGACTTCATTTCCAAAATGAAATCTAAGTAAGGTGATAGATAGGCCAGGCATCATTTTAAGTACGGTTGTCATTCCGAGCAAAGCGAGGAATCTCTTGAACTACGCCTGGAAAAGAATCTCTCTTCGTTCGAGAGCATGTGGTATATAAAACCTGACATATAATCAAATGCAAAAAGCGTCTGTTATCATGATAACAGACGCTTTTTGCATTTGATTCACACTCATCATCATAACAGCACTCCTGTCAGGAATAATACTGCTACGGAAAAATAAATGATCAATCCGGTTACATCAACCAATGTAGCTACAAAAGGAGCAGATGAAGTTGCAGGGTCGGCACCTAATTTTTTAAGCAACAAGGGCAACATCGATCCGGCCAGTGAGCCCCAAAGCACCACCCCTATTAGCGCCACCCCAACCGTAACACCAATCAATACCCAATGTGGACCGTACATATCCGTAAAAAATGTCCACACAAATATTCTTAAAAAGCCAATCGAGCCCAGTACAATACCCAGCATCAATCCCGATATAATTTCCCGTCTCATTACCCGCCACCAATCGCCAATGGTAATCTCGCCCAAGGCCATGGCCTGAATAATCAGCGTTGAAGCCTGTGAACCACTATTTCCACCACTGGATATAATCAATGGCACAAACATGGCCAATATCACAGCCTTGGCAATATCCGCTTCAAAATGGGCCATAGCAGTAGCGGTAAGCATTTCGCCCAGAAACAGCACCACCAGCCAGCCAATCCTTCTTCTAAACAGACCAAAAATAGGCATATCCAAATATGGCTCATCCAAGGCCTGGGTACCCCCTATTTTATGCATATCCTCGGTATACTCCTCATTTGCAATCCAAAGGATATCATCAACCGTTACAATCCCCAGCAACACCTGATTATCATCCACTACAGGCAATGCCACCCTGTTGTTCATCCTGAACACATTAATGGCCTCCTCCTGATGATCGGTAACCTTTAAAGCGATTAAACGATGATCAGTGAGGTCGCCAATCCGGGCCTCAGGATCAGCAAGCAGGACTTCCCTTATCCGGATGTCATCCAGCAAAACACCATCTTTGTCTATCACATACACCACATCAATGGTTTCCGAGTTTTTGCCATAGCGCCTGATGTGCGAAAGTACGCGACTAACAGTCCAGTCCTTTTTAACAGCCACATAATCGGGCGTCATCAAACGACCAACGCTATCCTCCTCGTAGCCTAAAAGCGAAAGGGCTTCTACTCTGTCTTTTGCTGGCAGTAGGATAATCAGTTTTTTCACCGCATCCCCCTTCAACTCGCTAAATAAAGCAGTACGGTCATCCGGCGGCAGCAAATTAATCAGCTCGGCCAGTTTATTTCCCGGAAGTTTTTTAATGATTTTTTCCTGTGTAGGAAAATCGAGGATTCTGAAAACATTTACTGCTCTTTTTATAGACAGTGTATCAATAAATCTGACTGCATATTGAGGAAGTTCATCTATCAGGTGTTCAACATCCGAAATGTTCAAATCATCCAGATAAACTTTTAATTGTGCATCGTCATCCTGTTCTAACAGTTTAACAATCTCTTCAACAACTTCCTCTTCCATATATATGCTTACT
Encoded proteins:
- a CDS encoding alpha/beta hydrolase family protein, which produces MSAFRTLEISNPTFEKDHLRFITVGTDNLAGRGDICVFVPPGTTCLENLPVVILLHGVYGSAWSWAYCSGVHLQAAAMISEGLLPNMVIAMPSDGLWGDGSAYLPHHNQDFEQWISTDVPQALREVLPQVSHQSPLFISGLSMGGFGALKIGIKYHNLFKAIAAHSAITDLQQMPLFTKTDPAAYQQKDPADQSVWETVLKHQHHLPAMRFDCGHNDLLIEYNRKLHQQLDSHNIRHLYEEFEGGHEWPYWGRHISRSLLFFAAQLQD
- a CDS encoding MFS transporter → MNSIVQKRSVKPQLSFAQIVNMSFGFLGIQFGFALQTGNASRILQTFGADVEHLSLFWLAAPISGMLIQPIIGHYSDHTWTRLGRRRPYFLAGAIVAAISLALMPNAALFTVLFPPLLIGAGMLMLMDASFNVAMEPFRALVADNLPENQRSAGFSVQTFLIGAGAILGSFLPYVLAEFGGISKTAAPGKVPDNVIYSFYAGALVLISSLLWTVFTTKEYSPQQHREFNPEEHQEENTKKGLGNILTDFVNMPKVMVQLGVVQFFSWFALFSMWVFTTPAIAQHIYKLSPSDTSSTHYADAGNWTGLLFGVYNLVSAVYAIFLPYLFKRIGKKNAHICSLSAAGIGLLSIYFIHDVELLIIPMIAIGLAWGSILTTPYAILSNAIPSRKMGIYMGLFNFFITLPQLVNGFIGGYVVKYVFNEYAVYALISAGAFMLLAALSTLLIKNNREIQKSA
- a CDS encoding SRPBCC family protein, which gives rise to MSIQSNHPQLRSGKFSIEKQHYENIGLNERLVSMFLGGVLMSRGITRPFKAPFLYGAYMAYRAFTGRCLFYEQLGIDASKPHAINIRGEFTITRSPAEVYAYWRNLNNLPGSIRHLLDVEVVEEKLSRWKSNVMGNVFAVDWQAEIVKDEPGRLIGWRSAPGTFIHHVGRVAFAATPNPNETLLKIVLSYHPPAGGVGLGLARVLNPYFESLLKKEIKTFKHTIESKILPHANFSYHSQ
- the ychF gene encoding redox-regulated ATPase YchF, with protein sequence MALQCGIVGLPNVGKSTLFNCLSNAKAQAANFPFCTIEPNIGVITVPDERLTKLAELVNPNRIVPNTIEIVDIAGLVKGASKGEGLGNQFLGNIRATNAIIHVLRCFDDGNVIHVDGSVDPIRDKEIIDTELQLKDLDTVVKRIQKVEKMAKTDKDAKRTFDILTVVKNHLESGKSVRSAAVSAEDFDYIQDLGLLTQKPVMYVCNVDEGSVINGNAYVERVKEAVKDDNAEVLIISAKIESEIAELESYEERQEFLADLGLTESGVNKLIVAAYRLLDLYTYFTAGVQEVRAWTITKGFTAPQAAGVIHTDFEKGFIRAEVIKYNDFVTLGSENACKDAGKLGVEGKTYVVEDGDIMHFRFNV
- a CDS encoding FKBP-type peptidyl-prolyl cis-trans isomerase, translated to MKTIKYLVLFTAIAGGLVSCSKKGDDFNAEAQFTADTTAIRNYVKTNNISVKKDGYGVFYQVIAPGTGSVSYTANTKVTVDYSGKVLGGSSNFDSSAGTPRTFTLGGLIPGWQIGIPYIQKGGKIRLFIPSGYAYGNSAQPSIPANSVLDFTIELTDIQ
- the mgtE gene encoding magnesium transporter, whose translation is MEEEVVEEIVKLLEQDDDAQLKVYLDDLNISDVEHLIDELPQYAVRFIDTLSIKRAVNVFRILDFPTQEKIIKKLPGNKLAELINLLPPDDRTALFSELKGDAVKKLIILLPAKDRVEALSLLGYEEDSVGRLMTPDYVAVKKDWTVSRVLSHIRRYGKNSETIDVVYVIDKDGVLLDDIRIREVLLADPEARIGDLTDHRLIALKVTDHQEEAINVFRMNNRVALPVVDDNQVLLGIVTVDDILWIANEEYTEDMHKIGGTQALDEPYLDMPIFGLFRRRIGWLVVLFLGEMLTATAMAHFEADIAKAVILAMFVPLIISSGGNSGSQASTLIIQAMALGEITIGDWWRVMRREIISGLMLGIVLGSIGFLRIFVWTFFTDMYGPHWVLIGVTVGVALIGVVLWGSLAGSMLPLLLKKLGADPATSSAPFVATLVDVTGLIIYFSVAVLFLTGVLL